One genomic region from Pyxicephalus adspersus chromosome 1, UCB_Pads_2.0, whole genome shotgun sequence encodes:
- the TSFM gene encoding elongation factor Ts, mitochondrial, with product MLRCKILSWQPAGLLHTCSRLLAADKDLLLKLRKRTGYSFTNCKKALDKFSNDVKQAEVWLHEQAQKEGWSKANKLQGRKTAEGLIGLLHKGNTAVMVEVNCETDFVARNVKFQQLVQQVAASTLKHCQSTERSASSYLKGFLAGEDFLQMNTEESSLKDLLAMTIGKLGENMIMKRAAWVTVPSSMIIGSYMHGSLPADSASLANMAFGKYGSLVICQPNDNCKSNVTELGRRLGQHVVGMSPLTLGSLEDESAGDTETRMLAQPFLLEPSLTVGQYLEPHDVQVLDFVRFECGEETQTTQSNQS from the exons ATGCTGCGTTGTAAG ATCCTCTCCTGGCAGCCGGCTGGGCTCCTCCACACATGTAGCAGGCTGCTGGCTGCAGACAAGGATCTTCTGCTCAAGCTGAGGAAGAGGACCGGCTACTCGTTTACTAATTGCAAGAAAGCCCTGGACAAGTTCAGCAATGATGTCAAACAG GCAGAAGTTTGGCTCCATGAACAGGCCCAGAAAGAAGGATGGAGTAAAGCCAACAAACTGCAAGGAAGGAAGACAGCAGAGGGTCTTATTGGACTGCTACATAAAGGCAACACTGCAGTGATGGTGGAA GTGAACTGTGAAACAGACTTTGTTGCCAGGAATGTGAAGTTTCAGCAACTTGTTCAGCAGGTGGCAGCCTCAACACTAAAGCATTGCCAAAGCACAGAAAGAAGCGCATCCTCGTACCTAAAG ggTTTCCTTGCTGGTGAGgattttttacaaatgaatacaGAAGAGTCCTCATTGAAAGACCTACTTGCAATGACAATtg GAAAACTGGGTGAGAACATGATAATGAAGAGAGCTGCATGGGTCACCGTCCCTTCCAGCATGATTATTGGTTCATACATGCATGGCTCCCTACCTGCAGATTCAGCTTCCTTGGCTAATATGGCATTTGGGAAGTATGGCTCTTTGGTTATATGCCAGCCAAATGATAACTGCAAAAGCAACGTTACTGAACTGGGGCGTAGACTGGGCCAACATGTGGTGGGTATGAGCCCACTGACCCTGGGTTCTCTAGAAGATGAGTCTGCTGGGGATACAGAAACTCGGATGTTGGCTCAGCCTTTTCTACTGGAGCCCAGCCTAACTGTAGGACAGTATCTGGAGCCACATGATGTGCAAGTGCTGGATTTTGTACGCTTTGAGTGTGGGGAGGAAACACAGACCACACAATCCAACCAGTCTTAG
- the EEF1AKMT3 gene encoding EEF1A lysine methyltransferase 3, translating into MTCCKQEAAWTDPSAMYSEEESGLSDVLPRYLDSLFSDTYTEESCYKFCGQRLRITQHYGANLGVAAPVWEAALNLCSYFEEQKLNFKGKKIIELGAGTGVVGILLSLLGGDVTLTDLPHTLPQIQKNVAANVPDGHSLNVCALSWGLDQTKFPQDYDFVIGADIVYLKETYDYLLQTLQHLSCSSTTIFLSSKMRAEHGTVEFFQDFLPKHFNVKLVRGNAEDNINIYSITQYQN; encoded by the exons ATGACGTGCTGCAAACAGGAAGCAGCATGGACTGATCCGTCTGCCATGTACAGCGAGGAGGAGAGCGGCCTGAGTGATGTGCTGCCACGGTATCTGGACTCTCTCTTCTCAGACACATACACCGAGGAGAGCTGCTATAAATTCTGCGGACAGCGGCTACGCATCACCCAGCATTATGGAGCCAATCTCGGGGTGGCGGCTCCGGTGTGGGAAGCT GCTCTGAATCTGTGCTCATACTTTGAGGAGCAGAAACTGAACTTCAAAGGAAAGAAGATTATTGAGCTGGGTGCTGGAACGGGAGTTGTGGGGATTCTGCTATCTTTACTAG GTGGTGATGTGACCCTGACAGACCTCCCACATACGCTTCCACAGATTCAGAAAAACGTGGCTGCTAATGTTCCAGATGGTCATTCACTTAACGTGTGTGCATTGTCTTGGGGACTCGACCAGACCAAATTTCCCCAGGACTATGACTTTGTAATTGGGGCAGATATTGTGTATCTGAAGGAGACCTATGACTACCTTCTCCAAACATTGCAGCACCTTTCTTGTTCCAGCACCACCATATTCCTCTCTTCCAAAATGCGGGCAGAGCATGGTACTGTGGAATTTTTCCAAGATTTCTTGCCGAAGCATTTTAATGTAAAGCTTGTTCGGGGAAATGCTGAGGATAACATCAACATCTACAGCATTACCCAGTATCAGAACTGA